GAGGTGCGAAAGGTCGGCGAGGGTGAACTTGTCGCCGGCGAGGTACTCCGCCTCCTCCAGCCGCTGCTCGTAGATGTCCAGCACCTTGCTCAGCTCCTTGCTGCTCTTCTCGAACAGCTGCTTCATCTCCTCCACCTTCtgccggtgcgccgccgccatctggccatcccttcctcctccggcgccggcgccgccctgccTCTGGCTGCTGTACTGCCGGtcacggccgccgtcgtcgttcttctcctcctcgcagCGGccaccgtcggcggcggcggcgcccttgtTAGgctgcgtcgtcgccgccggcaggtAGGCGAGGCTGTAGACCACGTCGGCGCTGGGCACGTCGAAGCTCTGCGCCTCCGTCTGCAGCCACTGCTCGATCGACGACCTCTCCAACGCCCCCATCCCGATCAGGTCCGGGTTCCCCTGGTTCTTGTACTTGTCCGCAATGTGCCTTATGATCTTCCTCGACTCTGCTCATTAACTCAGCATCAACATATTAATCTTACCATGAAAATTTATTCACGTTTGATTAATTCTTTGCTTACCGACGAGCGTCACATTGCCGTCCTCGAAGGTGAGAGCCTCGCCGTGAGGCTACACCATTACATTTGATTGTGTTAATCCATGAAGATGATGAGAGATTATTTCGTTCATCATGATgatgattagttaattaacattttctagtgtaaaatttggtacctctagaTACTAAATACAagtataaaaaattttagtgtaaaatttagatatCTCAAAATACTTTCTCAATAACGGTAAAATTTCTCTAATTAATTACCTGGAGTTTGAGATACTGGGGCATGCGTTTGGACCCGCGAAAGGAGTCGACGCGGATGAGCTGGAACTCGACGTCCTTCTCGAACAGGCAAGCCAGCACGCGGGCCACctcggccgacgacggcgacccgaACACCTTCACGGCTCCCGGCATCTttccggtcggcggcggcggcaacggcggcgaggaaTCGAAGTGTTGCTTAACTGATTAATCTGCAGGTGAGATTTGACAGttgtgagtgtgtgtgtgtgcagacATTTGGCTGTCCAGGTGGGTATATATACTGAACACCAAAGCTGAAAACTAATATCAGGGCCAGCATCTGGCAATGCCTTGCTTCTCATCTGGTTCTTGATGAAAAAAagcaaaaggagaaaaaaaaattggtaaagAGGTAAAGCATCCAAAGCGCTGGTGACTAAATGCTTATGATGTCTTGCGTATCATAGCCTCCACGAGGAATCGAATCACCAGGGAGGTTTAGTAAGCAAAAAATTTAACTAAGAAGGTTCCAATTCAGCTGCTTTTCAGTGAGCAGCACCGTGATCTCAAGAGATCTGAACATTTTCTTATCAGCAAAGGTAGATGAGATACATCTGCTGTGTACAAGTATATGCAAGTTTACACGCTGGCAATTAATTATCTCTGTTTGAGATAACACGTGTGATTAAATATGTTAATGCGGATGAATTGTGCCTTGCCACTTCCATCCATGGAGATCTTAGAGATACCTAAGCTACTGTCAATATAGTATTTGTGTTCTTCCCGTATTGGAAGCTCCGAACTGAATATATGCTTTTCCTCACCTTTGCTCATGCTAATGCATGCAGGTAGGCAGGCAGCTTTTGGCATCAGAGATGCAGTACGTTGAAAGGTAAAGCATCACGTTCGTTTCACTGTTTTCTCGCAGCTGGCTGCTGAACAGATCTTAATCAATTCGCCGTTAATGTCAGGATTGTTCAGAAAAGCGAACACAGGTTGCAGTGTGCAGAGTTGCAAAGGATTTGAGTTGGAGAATCTGCTGGGCCATGGGCTTCATTGCTAATCCTGGGCTTGTATCAGCAAGGCCCATCACAAGGCCCAGCTTGGTTTGAGACCGGCCATCAAGAATTCAAGATGAAGCCTACGTTGCTCTACTTGTATTATTACTCCTGTAACTGGTGGTAAATTTTGTAGGTCAAAGTTACTGAAAAGATGGGCTATTGTCTTGTCACTTGTTACCTCAGGATTTATGGTACTTTatctatctcaaaataagttcaagtccaacgtttgaccgttcgtcttatttgaaattcttttatgattagtatttttattattattagatgataaaacatgaatagtactttatgtgcgactaattatttttaattatttctcatattttttttaaataagatgaacagttAAACGTTTGACACGGATACCCACGGCTACACTAATTTTGGGACAAAAGTAGTAGTATATGGTTTCTTAAAGGGTCCCACTTCTATTTGAATCTCAGTCAATTTCACTACCTTTTACAATATTGTCCTTAAAAACTAGTAGTCCCTTCGTTAAGTGCAGTTGTGGGTTTATTTGTCCAACGTTGATcttccgttttatttgaaaaaatattaaaaaattatagaaaataaGTCAGGTATAAAACATTATTCATGTTTTagcatctaataataatatattaatcataaaaaaatttaaataagatggacggtacACAGAGACCCACAGCTACACTCAAAAtgagatggatggagtactattTTAATAAAGTTAACAgcaaagtgaaaaaaaatgcacTTTGATTTTAGAGTAAAACACATAACGGTCCTTAACTTGAACTAGGGTGTCGTCTAGCTATGTAAAATGCTTATCTTCATATCTAATCCTAGTTTAATGTATGATCCAAGATACAGAGTGCAGATGGTGCAGCTCGGATGCTTACGTCCACAACAATTATGATGAGAATTTTGCATTATGCCGCTCGTGCAACAGTATACTTTCAAGTTGACTCTCATATCCCACCACTCCCAAATCTTTTTGGTGCATgacttaaattataaatttcagaaatgcatttttttatttggaGATGGTAAAAGTCAATTTTGGGACACTGTAGCAAAAGGGGCTATGTGTAAATTTTTTATCAGCGTGGATAACCATGTCAGCGTTTGAGCTGCGTCATTAGTACTTTGGATCTCGTGTGATGTTGGAACAAATTTTAACAAGCAAGGCCAAGGGCTCCCCTTCATTGCATGGAACCCAAGCTTGAACACAAGGGGGgaagaagggggaaaaagaTGAGAGGATGGACTGGGAGAAGCATCCCCCTCTTTTGCCCCTAGGGGCATTCTAGCCCTCTATCACATTAGTTAACCCAACACTTC
Above is a window of Oryza sativa Japonica Group chromosome 10, ASM3414082v1 DNA encoding:
- the LOC4349270 gene encoding glutathione S-transferase F10; translation: MPGAVKVFGSPSSAEVARVLACLFEKDVEFQLIRVDSFRGSKRMPQYLKLQPHGEALTFEDGNVTLVESRKIIRHIADKYKNQGNPDLIGMGALERSSIEQWLQTEAQSFDVPSADVVYSLAYLPAATTQPNKGAAAADGGRCEEEKNDDGGRDRQYSSQRQGGAGAGGGRDGQMAAAHRQKVEEMKQLFEKSSKELSKVLDIYEQRLEEAEYLAGDKFTLADLSHLPNADRLAADPRTLRMLQSRRNVSRWWADVSGRESWKQVKSLNRPPSAEAPF